A genomic segment from Streptosporangium roseum DSM 43021 encodes:
- the plsX gene encoding phosphate acyltransferase PlsX: MPVALDAMGGDHAPDEIVAGAVHAVREHGVRVVLVGAPRPLMEALSVHDALTEVPIIRAEEALAMDEGALASLRRPRSSIAVACHLVRRGEASAVVSAGSTAGIVATGKLRLRSQPGVLRPAITVALPTRPTPTVLLDAGANAEVKPEMLVQFAHLGAAYAETVLEIAEPRIGLLTIGSEPEKGNKLVKRAHELLSAAPGLNFAGNIEGHDLLTRTVDVIVTDGFTGNVALKTMEGSVRYAFAELRDTISESRAARLGGMLQRKRIRGLNQRLDPEVHGGAVLLGLNGTVVIAHGSSQAKGVSAACVLAAGLARQGVVTRIGERLAAAPRPHRLW, from the coding sequence ATGCCGGTCGCCTTGGACGCGATGGGCGGCGACCACGCCCCTGACGAGATCGTCGCGGGGGCCGTACACGCGGTGCGAGAACACGGGGTCCGTGTCGTCCTCGTCGGTGCCCCCCGCCCCCTCATGGAGGCGCTCTCCGTCCACGACGCGCTCACCGAGGTCCCGATCATCCGGGCCGAGGAGGCCCTGGCCATGGACGAGGGCGCCCTCGCCAGCCTCCGCCGCCCCCGCTCCAGCATCGCCGTCGCCTGCCATCTCGTACGGCGAGGCGAGGCCTCCGCCGTGGTCTCCGCCGGATCCACCGCCGGAATCGTGGCCACCGGCAAGCTCCGGCTCCGCAGCCAGCCCGGCGTGCTCAGGCCCGCCATCACCGTCGCCCTGCCCACCCGGCCCACCCCCACCGTCCTGCTGGACGCGGGAGCGAACGCCGAGGTGAAGCCGGAGATGCTGGTGCAGTTCGCGCACCTGGGCGCCGCCTACGCGGAGACCGTCCTGGAGATCGCCGAGCCCAGGATCGGCCTGCTGACCATCGGCAGCGAGCCGGAGAAGGGCAACAAGCTCGTCAAGCGGGCACACGAGCTGCTGTCGGCCGCTCCCGGCCTGAACTTCGCCGGCAACATCGAGGGGCACGACCTGCTCACCCGGACGGTGGACGTCATCGTCACCGACGGCTTCACCGGCAACGTGGCGCTCAAGACCATGGAGGGCAGCGTCCGCTACGCCTTCGCCGAGCTCCGCGACACGATCAGCGAGAGCCGCGCGGCCCGGCTGGGCGGAATGCTGCAGAGAAAACGCATCAGGGGGCTCAACCAGCGGCTGGACCCCGAGGTCCACGGCGGCGCCGTGCTGCTCGGACTCAACGGCACCGTGGTCATCGCCCACGGCTCCTCACAGGCCAAAGGGGTCAGCGCCGCCTGCGTGCTCGCCGCCGGGCTGGCCCGGCAGGGCGTGGTCACCCGCATCGGCGAACGCCTGGCCGCCGCCCCCCGGCCGCACCGCCTCTGGTAG
- a CDS encoding HAD-IC family P-type ATPase: MEQPAEQGLTTAEVAERVARDQVNVVRRRSSRSLPAIIRANVLTLFNAVIGVLWILIMIFGQWQDGLFGAVVVANSAIGIVQELRAKRTLDHLAVVNEAPVKVRRDGADTWIPPRRIVLGDLILLASGDQLQVDGRVVGTDGLEVDESLLTGEADPVHKRPGDQVLSGSFVVAGAGSYVATEVGGDAYAARLADEASKFNLSHSELRAGVNRFIKYITWLIVPIGALLLWSQVSRTSDFGQAITGAVAGIVTMIPEGLVLMTSIAFAVGVIRLGRRRCLVQELPAIEVLARVDVLCLDKTGTLTAGGMSLDRVRPLRDDLPVDEALSALAHLDPDPNPTAQAVRSAYPDPPGWSTGLKVPFSSARKWSGAEFAGHGAWVLGAADVLLTPGTPEYDEAEETAATGLRVLALVRVASLRDPDDLGPVEAAAVIALKQRIRPEAAATLGYFAQQGVTIKIISGDNPESVSAIALSLGVPGGDHAVDARVLPENDPGKLAEILDANTVFGRVTPHQKRSFVGALQSRGHTVAMTGDGVNDVLALKDADLGVAMGSGSGAARSVAQIVLMDDDFAGLPAVVAEGRRVLANIERVSTLFLTKTFYAIVLSLLTGVVGLAFPFAPRHSTLVNALTIGIPAFFLALAPSSERARAGFVPRVLRLAVPAGVICAIAVYLSYWAAQTGSSTLEEDRTSAVITLFVTTWWVLVLIARPYVWWRVALVTSMAALFALALAAPLTRDFFALAPGDLSNDLVAAGLGVAGVAALTAVFKIMRSPDISPGQGRSNDTLES; this comes from the coding sequence GTGGAGCAGCCGGCGGAGCAGGGGCTGACCACCGCGGAGGTCGCCGAGCGGGTGGCGCGGGACCAGGTCAACGTGGTCCGGCGCCGGTCGAGCAGATCGCTTCCGGCGATCATCCGGGCCAACGTCCTCACCCTGTTCAACGCGGTGATCGGCGTCCTGTGGATTCTGATCATGATCTTCGGGCAGTGGCAGGACGGGCTCTTCGGCGCGGTGGTGGTGGCCAACTCGGCGATCGGCATCGTCCAGGAGCTCCGCGCCAAACGCACCCTGGACCACCTCGCCGTCGTCAACGAGGCCCCCGTCAAGGTCCGCCGGGACGGCGCCGACACCTGGATCCCACCCCGGCGGATCGTGCTCGGCGACCTCATCCTGCTCGCCTCCGGCGACCAGCTCCAGGTCGACGGCCGGGTGGTGGGCACCGACGGGCTGGAGGTGGACGAGTCCCTGCTCACCGGTGAGGCCGACCCCGTCCACAAGCGCCCCGGCGACCAGGTGCTCTCCGGCAGCTTCGTCGTCGCCGGCGCCGGCTCGTACGTCGCGACCGAGGTGGGCGGCGACGCCTACGCGGCCAGGCTCGCCGACGAGGCCAGCAAGTTCAACCTGTCCCACTCGGAGCTGCGCGCCGGCGTCAACAGGTTCATCAAATACATCACCTGGCTGATCGTCCCGATCGGCGCGCTGCTCCTCTGGAGCCAGGTCAGCAGGACGAGCGACTTCGGCCAGGCCATCACCGGCGCGGTGGCGGGCATCGTCACCATGATCCCCGAAGGCCTGGTCCTGATGACCAGCATCGCCTTCGCCGTCGGGGTGATCCGGCTGGGCAGGCGCCGCTGCCTGGTCCAGGAGCTGCCCGCCATCGAGGTCCTGGCCCGGGTGGACGTGCTCTGCCTGGACAAGACCGGCACGCTCACCGCGGGCGGCATGAGCCTCGACCGGGTGCGCCCGCTCCGCGACGACCTGCCCGTCGACGAGGCCCTCAGCGCGCTGGCCCACCTGGACCCGGACCCCAACCCCACCGCCCAGGCCGTCCGGTCCGCATACCCCGACCCTCCCGGCTGGAGCACCGGCCTCAAGGTGCCCTTCTCCTCGGCCCGCAAATGGAGCGGGGCGGAGTTCGCCGGGCACGGCGCCTGGGTGCTCGGCGCCGCCGACGTCCTGCTCACCCCGGGCACCCCGGAGTACGACGAGGCCGAGGAGACGGCCGCCACCGGCCTCCGCGTGCTCGCCCTGGTCCGGGTCGCCTCACTGCGGGACCCCGACGACCTCGGCCCCGTCGAGGCGGCGGCCGTCATCGCCCTCAAGCAGCGGATCCGCCCCGAGGCGGCCGCCACCCTCGGATACTTCGCCCAGCAGGGCGTCACCATAAAGATCATCTCTGGCGACAACCCCGAGTCGGTCTCGGCCATCGCCCTGTCCCTCGGCGTCCCCGGCGGGGACCACGCGGTGGACGCCCGCGTCCTGCCGGAGAACGACCCCGGGAAGCTGGCGGAGATCCTGGACGCCAACACCGTCTTCGGCCGGGTCACCCCGCACCAGAAACGCTCGTTCGTCGGCGCCCTCCAGTCACGCGGTCACACGGTTGCGATGACCGGCGACGGCGTCAACGACGTGCTCGCGCTCAAGGACGCCGACCTCGGCGTGGCGATGGGCTCGGGCAGCGGCGCCGCCCGGTCGGTCGCCCAGATCGTGCTGATGGACGACGACTTCGCCGGCCTGCCCGCGGTGGTGGCGGAGGGCCGCCGGGTCCTGGCCAACATCGAGCGCGTCTCCACCCTCTTCCTCACCAAGACCTTCTACGCCATCGTCCTGTCCCTGCTCACCGGCGTCGTCGGGCTCGCCTTCCCGTTCGCCCCCCGGCACTCCACCCTGGTCAACGCGCTGACGATCGGCATCCCGGCGTTCTTCCTGGCACTCGCGCCGAGCAGCGAACGGGCCAGGGCCGGCTTCGTGCCACGCGTGCTCCGGCTGGCGGTCCCCGCCGGAGTCATCTGCGCGATCGCCGTCTACCTGTCGTACTGGGCCGCCCAGACCGGCTCCTCCACCCTGGAGGAGGACCGCACCTCAGCGGTGATCACGTTGTTCGTCACCACGTGGTGGGTGCTGGTGCTGATCGCCAGGCCGTACGTATGGTGGCGCGTCGCGCTGGTGACCTCCATGGCCGCGCTGTTCGCGCTCGCCCTCGCCGCGCCGCTCACCCGGGACTTCTTCGCGCTCGCCCCCGGCGACCTGAGCAACGACCTCGTCGCGGCCGGGCTCGGGGTGGCCGGCGTGGCCGCGCTGACGGCAGTTTTCAAGATCATGCGATCACCCGACATATCGCCGGGTCAGGGCCGGTCAAACGATACCCTTGAGTCATGA
- the argS gene encoding arginine--tRNA ligase — protein sequence MTDPQLVLTERVQQALAAAFGTDYADADPLIRPSQFADYQANVAMSLSKRLRRAPREVAQEIADHLSGRAEGTQGDAFPGTVEVSGPGFLNITLSDDWIAEQTAEVMADPRSGVAQATPPQTVVIDYSAPNAAKEMHVGHLRTTIVGDALARVHEHLGNKVIRQNHLGDWGTPFGMLIEHLLDIGEATAVAQLEAGEGNAYYQAARAKFDTDPEFNQRARTRVVTLQAEEPETMRLWHIFMDATVRYFNKVYSQLGVTLTDDDIAGESMYNHMLARVCDELQERGIAVVSDGALCVFPPGFTGREDQPLPFMIRKSDGGYGYATTDMATIHYRVQDLKVDRILYVIGATQALHMSMLFASARMAGWLPDHVRAEHVQIGSVLGSDGKMFKTRSGESIKLLDLLDEAETRAAAVLAGRDYDDAARAEIGHAVGMGAVKYADLSVSHDSEYVFDFDRMLALTGNTGPYLQYATARIRSIFRKADVAPATATGPILLGHPAERALALQVLGFGSIVDEVAEGSMPHKLAAYLFETASVFTTFYENCPVLKDDVDPATRASRLALCALTLRVLETGLDLLGVPVPERM from the coding sequence ATGACCGACCCGCAGCTCGTCCTCACCGAGCGCGTCCAGCAGGCGCTGGCCGCCGCCTTCGGTACGGATTACGCCGACGCAGACCCGCTGATCCGTCCCTCGCAGTTCGCCGACTACCAGGCGAACGTGGCGATGAGCCTGAGCAAGCGACTGCGACGAGCCCCGCGGGAAGTCGCCCAGGAGATCGCCGATCACCTCTCCGGCCGCGCCGAAGGCACCCAGGGTGACGCCTTCCCCGGCACCGTCGAGGTCAGCGGTCCCGGCTTCCTGAACATCACGCTCTCCGACGACTGGATCGCCGAGCAGACCGCCGAGGTCATGGCCGACCCGCGCAGCGGCGTCGCCCAGGCCACCCCGCCGCAGACCGTCGTGATCGACTACTCCGCGCCCAACGCGGCCAAGGAGATGCACGTCGGCCACCTGCGCACGACCATCGTCGGCGACGCCCTGGCCCGCGTGCACGAGCACCTGGGCAACAAGGTCATCCGGCAGAACCACCTGGGCGACTGGGGCACCCCGTTCGGCATGCTCATCGAGCACCTGCTGGACATCGGCGAGGCGACCGCCGTCGCCCAGCTCGAGGCCGGTGAGGGCAACGCCTACTACCAGGCGGCCCGCGCCAAGTTCGACACCGACCCGGAGTTCAACCAGCGCGCCCGCACGCGGGTGGTGACCCTCCAGGCCGAAGAGCCGGAGACCATGCGCCTGTGGCACATCTTCATGGACGCCACCGTCCGCTACTTCAACAAGGTCTACAGCCAGCTCGGCGTGACGCTCACCGACGACGACATCGCCGGTGAGAGCATGTACAACCACATGCTCGCCCGGGTCTGCGACGAGCTCCAGGAGCGCGGCATCGCCGTCGTCAGCGACGGCGCGCTCTGCGTCTTCCCGCCCGGCTTCACCGGCCGCGAGGACCAGCCGCTGCCGTTCATGATCCGCAAGAGCGACGGCGGGTACGGCTACGCCACCACCGACATGGCCACCATCCACTACCGCGTCCAGGACCTCAAGGTCGACCGGATCCTCTACGTGATCGGGGCGACCCAGGCCCTGCACATGTCGATGTTGTTCGCCTCCGCCAGGATGGCCGGCTGGCTGCCCGACCACGTCAGGGCCGAGCACGTCCAGATCGGCAGCGTGCTTGGCAGCGACGGCAAGATGTTCAAGACCCGCAGCGGCGAGTCCATCAAGCTGCTGGACCTGCTGGACGAGGCGGAGACCCGCGCCGCCGCCGTGCTCGCCGGCCGCGACTACGACGATGCCGCGCGCGCCGAGATCGGGCACGCCGTCGGCATGGGGGCGGTCAAGTACGCCGACCTGTCGGTCAGCCACGACAGCGAATACGTCTTCGACTTCGACCGCATGCTCGCCCTGACCGGCAACACCGGCCCCTACCTCCAGTACGCCACGGCCCGGATCCGCTCCATCTTCCGCAAGGCGGACGTGGCTCCGGCCACGGCGACCGGCCCGATCCTGCTCGGCCACCCGGCCGAGCGCGCCCTGGCCCTGCAGGTGCTCGGGTTCGGCTCCATCGTGGACGAGGTGGCCGAAGGCTCCATGCCGCACAAGCTCGCCGCCTACCTGTTCGAGACCGCGAGCGTCTTCACCACCTTCTACGAGAACTGTCCCGTCCTGAAGGACGACGTCGACCCGGCCACGCGCGCCTCGCGGCTCGCCCTGTGCGCGCTCACCCTGCGCGTCCTGGAGACCGGCCTGGACCTGCTCGGCGTCCCGGTTCCCGAGCGCATGTGA
- a CDS encoding cell division protein SepF — MGAVRKVATYLGLGGAEDYDESYDYEDEVEGEGEDWQPASERAAKRWRSMSEPSRIVMLTPRKYNDAPIIGRHFRDGQTVIMDVNVMSTAEATRMVDFAAGLAYGCEGRIERIAEKVFLLAPAEVEITTG, encoded by the coding sequence ATGGGGGCAGTGCGCAAGGTGGCGACCTACCTTGGCCTGGGTGGAGCAGAGGATTACGACGAGTCCTATGACTACGAGGACGAAGTCGAGGGTGAGGGCGAGGACTGGCAGCCCGCTTCGGAGCGTGCGGCCAAGCGCTGGCGTTCGATGAGCGAGCCCTCACGGATCGTGATGCTGACGCCCAGGAAGTACAACGACGCTCCGATCATCGGACGGCACTTCCGTGACGGCCAGACAGTCATCATGGACGTCAACGTCATGAGCACGGCTGAGGCCACCCGGATGGTCGACTTCGCCGCGGGCCTGGCCTACGGCTGCGAGGGGCGCATCGAGCGCATCGCGGAGAAGGTCTTCCTGCTGGCTCCGGCCGAGGTGGAGATCACCACCGGCTGA
- a CDS encoding PhzF family phenazine biosynthesis protein, which yields MRIYTVDSFTDQFSKGNPAGVCLLDNPVPDAWMQSIAAEMRHSETAFVLEGEDGEPYSLRWFTPVVEVALCGHATLAAAHVLYSTGSAPETLEFSTKSGILSVTRDGTGLISMDFPAKVLQETGPPDGLAAALGVEPVWVGKNDWDYLVEVDSEEAVRAASPDFLALEKVDARGTIVTAPASIPGVDYVSRFFAPRVGVNEDPVTGSAHCALAPYWTGKLGLASLVGAQLSQRGGVIHTTVRGDRVELSGHAVTVLSGKLHV from the coding sequence ATGCGTATCTATACGGTCGATTCATTTACCGACCAATTTTCCAAGGGTAACCCTGCGGGGGTCTGCCTGCTCGACAATCCGGTTCCGGATGCCTGGATGCAGTCCATCGCAGCGGAGATGAGGCACTCCGAGACGGCCTTCGTGCTTGAAGGGGAAGACGGCGAGCCGTATTCGCTCCGTTGGTTCACACCGGTGGTCGAGGTGGCCCTGTGCGGGCACGCCACCCTGGCCGCGGCACATGTGCTGTATTCCACAGGATCAGCCCCGGAAACCCTTGAGTTCTCAACAAAGAGTGGGATTCTGTCCGTGACCAGGGACGGAACGGGTCTAATCAGCATGGACTTCCCGGCGAAGGTCCTGCAGGAGACGGGCCCGCCGGACGGTCTGGCGGCGGCGCTGGGGGTCGAGCCTGTCTGGGTCGGCAAGAACGACTGGGACTATCTGGTGGAGGTCGACTCCGAGGAGGCCGTACGCGCCGCCTCCCCTGACTTCCTCGCGCTGGAGAAGGTGGATGCCCGGGGGACCATCGTGACGGCTCCCGCGTCGATCCCCGGTGTCGACTACGTCTCCCGATTCTTCGCTCCGAGGGTCGGTGTCAACGAGGACCCGGTGACCGGTTCCGCCCACTGCGCCCTGGCCCCCTACTGGACGGGCAAGCTCGGCTTGGCCTCCCTGGTCGGCGCCCAGCTCTCCCAGCGGGGCGGTGTGATCCACACGACGGTGCGAGGTGACCGGGTCGAGCTGAGCGGACATGCGGTGACTGTGCTCTCCGGAAAACTCCACGTCTGA
- a CDS encoding S9 family peptidase — MSSQTPPTAKKVPSERVHHGDTVVDDYAWLTVKDDPETVAYLEAENAYTQQATSHLKPLQETIFQEIKDRTLETDLSVPTRKNGWWYYSRTEEGKQYGIQCRVAADGETPPELKAGESLPGEQILLDGNELAGESDFFSIGTSAVSPGGDLLAYSVNFTGDERFTLKVKDLTTGETLPDEIPGIFYGGAWSADGTAFFYTTVDEAWRPNRVHRHTIGTPAEEDVLVHEEGDERFWIGIGLSRSERYLVLSAGSKITSEVRILEADDPAGEFRLVRPRETGVEYGIDHAGDHFLVLHNRNAENFELATAPLDAPGDWTPLIEHREDTRLLDVDAFQSHTVVHFRRDGLTGIRILPRDAGTYRSERLDSAYEISFPEPIYDVSPAGNPEFTTERLRLGYTSMITPPSVYDYDLRARELILLKQKVVLGGYDPADYEQFREWATAADGTRVPISIVARKGTALPAPTVLYGYGSYEISIDPSFSVARLSLLDRGFVFAIAHVRGGGEMGRRWYEDGKFQKKKNTFTDFVAAAEHLKAANRSSAIIARGGSAGGLLMGAVTNLSPETFAGVVAEVPFVDALNTILDPSLPLTVIEWDEWGDPLHNADVYEYMKSYSPYENVDDRVYPPILAITSLNDTRVFYHEPAKWIAKLREVADGGPFLLKTEMGAGHGGRSGRYDSWREEALTLSWILDTAKVTR, encoded by the coding sequence GTGAGCAGCCAGACGCCGCCTACGGCGAAGAAGGTTCCCAGCGAGCGCGTGCACCACGGGGACACCGTGGTCGATGACTACGCGTGGCTGACGGTCAAGGACGACCCGGAGACGGTCGCATATCTGGAGGCGGAGAACGCCTACACGCAGCAGGCCACCTCCCACCTCAAGCCTCTGCAGGAAACGATCTTCCAGGAGATCAAGGACCGGACCCTGGAGACGGACCTCTCGGTCCCCACCCGCAAGAACGGCTGGTGGTACTACTCCCGGACCGAGGAGGGCAAGCAGTACGGCATTCAGTGCCGGGTGGCCGCCGACGGTGAGACTCCCCCGGAGCTGAAGGCGGGCGAGTCGCTCCCCGGCGAGCAGATCCTGCTCGACGGGAACGAACTGGCCGGGGAGAGCGACTTCTTCTCCATCGGCACCAGCGCGGTCAGCCCCGGCGGCGACCTGCTGGCCTACTCCGTCAACTTCACCGGCGACGAGCGCTTCACCCTGAAGGTGAAGGACCTCACCACGGGGGAGACCCTCCCCGACGAGATCCCCGGCATCTTCTACGGCGGGGCGTGGTCGGCCGACGGCACCGCGTTCTTCTACACGACGGTCGACGAGGCCTGGAGGCCCAACCGGGTCCACCGGCACACGATCGGCACCCCGGCCGAGGAGGACGTGCTCGTCCACGAGGAAGGTGACGAGCGGTTCTGGATCGGCATCGGGCTCAGCCGGAGCGAGCGCTACCTCGTGCTCTCCGCCGGAAGCAAGATCACCAGCGAGGTCCGCATCCTTGAGGCGGACGACCCGGCGGGTGAGTTCCGGCTCGTCCGGCCGCGCGAGACCGGTGTCGAGTACGGCATCGACCACGCCGGCGACCACTTCCTGGTCCTGCACAACCGGAACGCGGAGAACTTCGAGCTGGCCACCGCGCCGCTCGACGCCCCGGGCGACTGGACCCCGCTGATCGAGCACCGCGAGGACACCCGGCTGCTCGACGTCGACGCCTTCCAGAGCCACACCGTCGTGCACTTCCGCCGGGACGGCCTCACCGGCATCCGCATCCTGCCCCGGGACGCCGGGACGTATCGGAGCGAGCGTCTCGACTCCGCTTACGAGATCTCCTTCCCTGAGCCGATCTACGACGTCTCGCCGGCGGGTAACCCGGAGTTCACCACCGAACGGCTCCGCCTCGGCTACACCAGCATGATCACTCCGCCCTCGGTCTACGACTACGACCTGCGGGCGCGCGAGCTGATCCTGCTGAAGCAGAAGGTCGTGCTCGGCGGCTACGACCCGGCCGACTACGAGCAGTTCCGCGAGTGGGCCACCGCCGCCGACGGCACCCGGGTCCCCATCTCGATCGTGGCCAGGAAGGGCACCGCGCTGCCCGCGCCCACCGTGCTGTACGGCTACGGCAGCTACGAGATCTCGATCGACCCGTCGTTCTCGGTGGCCCGGCTGAGCCTGCTCGACAGGGGCTTCGTCTTCGCCATCGCGCACGTCAGGGGCGGCGGTGAGATGGGACGCCGCTGGTACGAGGACGGCAAGTTCCAGAAGAAGAAGAACACCTTCACCGACTTCGTGGCCGCCGCCGAGCACCTCAAGGCGGCGAACCGGTCGAGCGCGATCATCGCCAGGGGCGGTTCGGCCGGCGGCCTGCTGATGGGCGCGGTCACCAACCTCTCGCCGGAGACCTTCGCGGGCGTGGTCGCCGAGGTGCCGTTCGTGGACGCGCTGAACACGATCCTCGATCCGTCGCTGCCCCTGACGGTCATCGAGTGGGACGAGTGGGGCGACCCGCTGCACAACGCGGACGTGTACGAGTACATGAAGTCCTACTCGCCCTACGAGAACGTGGACGACCGGGTCTACCCGCCGATCCTCGCCATCACCAGCCTCAACGACACCCGTGTCTTCTACCACGAGCCCGCCAAGTGGATCGCGAAGCTCCGCGAGGTCGCGGACGGCGGCCCCTTCCTCCTCAAGACGGAGATGGGTGCCGGGCACGGCGGCCGCAGCGGCAGGTACGACTCCTGGCGCGAGGAGGCCCTCACCCTCTCCTGGATCCTCGACACGGCCAAGGTGACCCGATGA
- the mgrA gene encoding L-glyceraldehyde 3-phosphate reductase, translated as MTYIAADGRYDGLQPYNRVGKSGLKLPAVSLGLWHNFGDDRPFDTQRAILRRAFDLGVTHFDLANNYGPPYGSAETNFGRHFREDFARYRDELVISTKAGYDMWPGPYGEWGSRKYLLSSLDQSLKRMGLDYVDIFYSHRFDPDTPLEETMGALDHAVRSGRALYAGISSYSPEHTAEAARILREMGTPLLIHQPSYSMLNRWIEGGLLDVLEEEGVGCIAFSPLAQGMLTDRYLDGVPEGSRASLGHFLTPEMLTDESMRHVRTLNEIARRRGQSLAQMALAWALRDRRVTSVLIGASSVRQLEDSLGAVGNLSFTGEELEAIDKDAVEAGVNLWARSSEA; from the coding sequence ATGACCTACATCGCGGCGGACGGCAGATACGACGGGCTCCAGCCGTACAACAGGGTCGGGAAGAGCGGGCTGAAGCTCCCGGCGGTCTCCCTGGGGCTCTGGCACAACTTCGGCGACGACAGGCCCTTCGACACCCAGCGGGCCATCCTCAGGAGGGCCTTCGACCTGGGGGTGACCCACTTCGACCTGGCCAACAACTACGGCCCGCCGTACGGCTCGGCGGAGACCAACTTCGGCCGGCACTTCCGGGAGGACTTCGCGAGATACCGCGACGAGCTGGTCATCTCCACCAAGGCCGGATACGACATGTGGCCCGGGCCGTACGGCGAGTGGGGGTCGCGGAAATACCTGCTGTCCAGCCTCGACCAGTCGCTGAAGCGGATGGGGCTGGACTACGTCGACATCTTCTACAGCCACCGGTTCGACCCGGACACGCCGCTGGAGGAGACGATGGGCGCGCTGGACCACGCGGTCCGGTCGGGCAGGGCGCTCTACGCGGGCATCTCGTCCTACTCGCCGGAGCACACCGCCGAGGCCGCCCGGATCCTGCGCGAGATGGGCACGCCGCTGCTGATCCACCAGCCGTCGTACTCGATGCTGAACCGGTGGATCGAGGGCGGCCTGCTCGACGTCCTGGAGGAGGAGGGCGTGGGCTGCATCGCGTTCTCGCCGCTGGCGCAGGGGATGCTGACCGACCGCTACCTCGACGGCGTCCCCGAGGGGTCGAGGGCCTCGCTGGGGCACTTCCTCACCCCGGAGATGCTCACCGACGAGAGCATGCGGCACGTCCGCACGCTCAACGAGATCGCGCGGCGGCGCGGCCAGTCCCTCGCCCAGATGGCGCTGGCGTGGGCGCTGCGCGACCGGCGGGTCACCTCGGTGCTGATCGGCGCGAGCAGCGTCCGGCAGCTGGAGGACAGCCTCGGGGCGGTGGGGAACCTGTCCTTCACCGGCGAGGAGCTGGAGGCGATCGACAAGGACGCGGTCGAGGCGGGCGTCAACCTCTGGGCCCGCTCCAGCGAGGCCTGA